A window of the Herpetosiphonaceae bacterium genome harbors these coding sequences:
- a CDS encoding homogentisate 1,2-dioxygenase: MPFYHRLGEIPHKRHTQFRRPDGSLFKEQVMGTKGFSGVESILYHHHAPTAILEVEDLGPATILFEEEGALRHRHFRTAAVQPGGDPLTGRHYMLANHDVRIAVCKPTQEQRYFYRNGEGDEVLFVHEGEGMLETIFGNLPYRRGDYLYLPIGCTWRMLPSGGETRLLVIETTGEITTPRRYRNEHGQLLEHAPFCERDFRVPLQLEPHDERGEFEVRVRARGRLTKHVLAHHPLDVVGWDGYLYPYAFNIEDFEPITGRVHQPPPVHQTFQGPNFVLCSFVPRLFDYHPQGIPAPYNHSNVESDEVLYYVEGNFMSRKGIEEASITLHPAGLPHGPHPGTAEASIGKERTEELAVMVDTFKPLYITQDALKVEDPGYPYSWTHGGNRERWRAEQTD, encoded by the coding sequence ATGCCCTTCTACCATCGTCTAGGGGAGATTCCGCATAAGCGGCATACCCAGTTTCGCAGGCCCGACGGCTCGCTCTTCAAAGAGCAGGTCATGGGCACCAAAGGGTTTAGCGGCGTCGAGTCGATCCTGTATCACCACCATGCCCCCACGGCAATCCTTGAGGTTGAGGATCTCGGCCCGGCGACGATCCTGTTTGAAGAAGAGGGCGCGCTGCGGCACCGCCACTTCCGAACGGCTGCCGTGCAGCCCGGCGGCGATCCGCTGACGGGCCGCCACTACATGCTCGCCAACCACGATGTACGTATCGCCGTGTGCAAGCCGACCCAGGAGCAGCGCTACTTCTACCGCAACGGCGAGGGCGACGAGGTGCTCTTCGTCCACGAGGGCGAGGGCATGCTCGAAACGATCTTTGGCAACCTGCCCTACCGGCGCGGCGATTACCTCTACCTTCCGATCGGCTGCACGTGGCGGATGCTGCCCAGCGGCGGCGAGACGCGCCTGCTGGTGATCGAGACGACCGGCGAGATCACCACGCCCCGGCGCTACCGTAACGAGCACGGCCAGTTGTTGGAGCACGCGCCCTTCTGCGAGCGCGACTTCCGGGTGCCGCTCCAGCTTGAGCCACACGACGAGCGCGGCGAGTTCGAGGTCCGTGTGCGCGCGCGCGGGCGGCTGACGAAGCATGTTCTGGCTCACCACCCGCTGGATGTCGTCGGCTGGGACGGCTACCTGTATCCCTACGCCTTCAACATCGAGGACTTCGAGCCGATCACGGGCCGCGTCCACCAGCCGCCGCCGGTCCATCAGACCTTCCAGGGACCGAACTTTGTGCTGTGCTCGTTCGTGCCCCGGCTCTTCGACTACCACCCGCAGGGCATACCGGCACCCTACAATCACTCCAACGTCGAGAGCGACGAAGTGCTGTACTACGTCGAGGGCAACTTCATGTCGCGCAAGGGCATCGAGGAGGCGTCGATCACGCTGCATCCGGCGGGCCTGCCGCACGGGCCGCATCCGGGCACTGCCGAGGCCAGCATCGGCAAGGAGAGGACCGAAGAGCTGGCGGTAATGGTCGATACCTTCAAGCCGCTCTACATCACGCAGGACGCGCTGAAGGTGGAAGATCCGGGCTATCCTTATAGCTGGACGCATGGCGGCAATCGCGAGCGCTGGCGAGCCGAGCAGACCGATTAG
- a CDS encoding CYTH domain-containing protein, which produces MEIEAKFTLTEPVSAERVEALDWGQYHLGERHTVDQHDTFFDTADRALIQTRHAVRLRAGGASAVVTLKGPATIEQGVHAREEWEEPTTGHDPAAWPDAIRQRLSDLIGAQPIAPLLAVQNRRRTWALLRGDQPIGEVALDEGAIIAGSEQEPMHELEVELKGGTRDDLEAVGRLIQAQLPAQPEDRSKFARGVALLQQSRSTPEAQQ; this is translated from the coding sequence ATGGAAATCGAAGCGAAATTTACGCTGACGGAGCCGGTTTCAGCCGAGCGCGTGGAGGCGCTTGACTGGGGGCAGTATCATCTAGGGGAGCGCCACACCGTCGATCAGCACGATACGTTCTTCGACACCGCCGACCGCGCGCTGATTCAGACCCGCCACGCGGTGCGGCTGCGCGCCGGGGGCGCAAGCGCCGTGGTGACGCTCAAAGGCCCGGCTACGATCGAGCAGGGCGTTCATGCCCGCGAAGAGTGGGAAGAGCCGACCACGGGCCATGATCCCGCCGCGTGGCCCGACGCGATCCGGCAGCGGCTTAGCGACCTGATCGGCGCGCAGCCGATCGCGCCGTTGCTGGCAGTGCAAAACCGGCGGCGGACCTGGGCGCTGCTGCGCGGCGATCAGCCGATCGGCGAGGTGGCGCTCGACGAGGGCGCGATCATTGCAGGCTCGGAGCAGGAGCCGATGCACGAGCTGGAGGTCGAACTCAAGGGCGGCACGCGCGACGATCTGGAAGCTGTGGGCAGGCTGATCCAGGCGCAGCTCCCGGCGCAGCCCGAAGATCGCTCGAAGTTTGCCCGTGGCGTGGCCCTCCTACAACAATCGCGCTCGACGCCCGAAGCACAGCAGTAG
- a CDS encoding Ppx/GppA phosphatase family protein — protein sequence MQHRSAETGLSVMPQRVGVIDLGSNTTRLIVMEYQPHYAYKLIDELKETVRLIEGAGSSNTLQAAPIERALKAVKMFASFTRATDVPRVIGIATSAVRDAVNQADVLHRIARETGIDFRVVSGEEEAYYGYLGVLNSLPVRDGFIIDIGGGSAQVSLVRGRGFVRATSAPIGAVRMTERFLRSDPSSKSEVRALEEHLDSILRSLDWFKLSPSMQLVGMGGTIRNIANIDQKTQDYPLDRLHAYQLTRERVEEICDELRKRTIKEREDLPGLNDERADVILAGALVLRQMMRYCKADVLHVGGEGLREGVFYEQFLPGLRPAIIPNLRAFAVENLARAYNYQHIHVAKVCELALQMFDQLQTLHGYGPWERELLAAAATLHDIGVEVNYYEHHKHSAYIILSSVMPGYNHREIAIIALLARYHRRGAIDVAALRRVLAGDDETRVARLAALLRIAEYLDRSKSQVVSDVRCVVDGNVQIIAQTVGDATVEIWDANRRAGFFRRAFGVDLVIK from the coding sequence ATGCAGCATCGCAGCGCCGAAACAGGTCTTTCGGTTATGCCACAGCGCGTCGGCGTGATCGACCTTGGCTCGAATACGACACGGCTGATTGTGATGGAGTATCAGCCGCACTACGCCTACAAGCTGATCGACGAGCTGAAAGAGACGGTTCGGCTGATCGAAGGCGCGGGCAGCAGCAATACGCTCCAGGCCGCACCGATCGAGCGCGCGCTGAAGGCGGTGAAGATGTTCGCCTCGTTCACCAGGGCGACGGACGTGCCACGGGTGATCGGCATCGCCACCAGCGCCGTGCGCGATGCCGTCAATCAAGCCGATGTGCTGCATCGGATCGCCAGGGAGACTGGGATCGATTTTCGGGTGGTGAGCGGCGAGGAAGAGGCGTACTACGGCTACCTGGGCGTGCTGAATAGCCTGCCGGTGCGCGACGGCTTTATTATCGACATCGGCGGCGGCTCGGCGCAGGTTAGCCTGGTGCGTGGCCGGGGCTTTGTACGCGCCACGAGCGCGCCGATCGGTGCGGTACGCATGACCGAGCGCTTTTTGCGCTCCGATCCGTCTTCCAAAAGCGAGGTTCGTGCCCTGGAAGAGCATCTCGACTCGATCTTGCGGTCGCTCGACTGGTTCAAGCTCAGCCCGTCGATGCAGTTGGTCGGCATGGGCGGCACGATCCGCAATATCGCCAACATCGATCAAAAGACGCAGGATTATCCGCTGGATCGGCTGCATGCGTACCAGCTTACCCGCGAGCGTGTCGAGGAGATCTGCGATGAGCTGCGCAAGCGGACGATCAAAGAGCGCGAGGATCTGCCGGGTCTGAACGACGAGCGTGCCGATGTGATCCTGGCCGGAGCGCTGGTGCTGCGCCAGATGATGCGCTACTGCAAAGCCGATGTGCTGCATGTCGGCGGCGAGGGGCTGCGCGAGGGCGTGTTTTACGAGCAATTTCTGCCGGGTCTGCGGCCCGCGATCATTCCGAATCTGCGCGCGTTCGCCGTCGAAAACTTAGCGCGGGCCTACAACTACCAGCATATTCATGTCGCCAAGGTGTGCGAGCTGGCGCTGCAAATGTTCGATCAGTTGCAGACGCTTCACGGCTATGGTCCCTGGGAGCGTGAGCTGCTCGCAGCCGCCGCGACGCTCCACGACATCGGCGTTGAGGTGAACTACTACGAGCACCACAAGCATTCGGCGTATATCATTCTCAGCTCGGTCATGCCGGGCTACAACCATCGTGAGATTGCGATCATCGCGCTGCTGGCGCGCTACCACCGCAGGGGCGCGATCGATGTCGCGGCGCTGCGGCGCGTGCTGGCCGGGGACGACGAGACGCGGGTCGCGCGGCTGGCGGCGCTGCTGCGGATCGCCGAGTATCTCGATCGCTCGAAATCGCAGGTGGTCAGCGATGTGCGCTGTGTGGTCGACGGCAACGTCCAGATCATCGCCCAGACGGTCGGCGACGCGACGGTCGAGATCTGGGATGCTAATCGCCGCGCGGGGTTCTTCCGCAGGGCGTTCGGCGTCGATCTGGTGATCAAGTAG
- a CDS encoding SDR family oxidoreductase — translation MKLLILGGTAFLGRAIVNAALERGHELTLFNRGQRNPDLFTELEQLRGDRDGNLEALRGRSWDVVIDPSGYLPRVVRDSAELLADAVEHYTFISSISVYADFSTVGMDETAPVGMLEDTSVEEITGETYGPLKALCEQAVEQTLPGRSLIIRPGLIVGPHDPTDRFTYWVERVARGGDVLAPGRPEMPVQIIDVRDLAEWTVQMVEERRTGTYHATGPDRLLTMEQMLTACKGVSGSDARFVWVDEECLQAAGAESWTEVPLWIPEQPEMRGFLAMSIAKARAAGLSFRPLTTTIRDTLDWSRTRPTDDERRAGLRPEREREILELWSQRS, via the coding sequence GTGAAATTACTGATCCTCGGTGGAACGGCCTTCCTCGGACGGGCGATCGTCAATGCGGCGCTGGAGCGCGGCCATGAATTAACGCTGTTCAATCGCGGGCAGCGCAATCCCGACCTGTTTACCGAGCTGGAGCAGCTGCGCGGCGATCGAGACGGCAATCTTGAGGCGCTGCGTGGCCGATCCTGGGACGTGGTGATCGATCCGTCGGGCTACCTGCCGCGCGTCGTGCGGGACTCGGCGGAGCTGCTGGCCGATGCCGTCGAGCACTACACCTTTATTTCCAGCATCTCGGTCTACGCCGATTTTAGCACCGTCGGCATGGACGAAACCGCGCCCGTGGGCATGCTGGAAGATACCAGCGTCGAAGAGATCACCGGAGAAACCTACGGCCCGCTGAAGGCGCTCTGCGAGCAGGCCGTGGAGCAGACACTACCCGGACGGTCGCTGATCATCCGCCCAGGGCTGATCGTCGGGCCGCACGATCCCACTGATCGCTTCACCTACTGGGTTGAGCGCGTGGCGCGCGGCGGCGATGTGCTCGCGCCGGGACGGCCTGAGATGCCGGTTCAGATCATCGACGTACGCGATCTGGCCGAGTGGACCGTGCAGATGGTCGAGGAGCGGCGCACCGGCACCTACCACGCCACCGGCCCCGACAGGCTGCTGACGATGGAGCAGATGCTTACAGCTTGCAAAGGCGTCAGCGGCAGCGACGCGCGATTTGTCTGGGTTGACGAGGAGTGTTTACAGGCGGCGGGCGCGGAGTCGTGGACCGAGGTGCCGCTGTGGATTCCCGAACAGCCGGAGATGCGCGGCTTCCTGGCGATGAGCATCGCCAAAGCGCGGGCGGCTGGCCTGAGCTTTCGCCCGCTCACAACGACGATCCGCGATACCCTGGATTGGAGCAGGACACGACCCACGGATGACGAGCGACGCGCCGGTCTGCGGCCTGAGCGTGAGCGCGAGATCCTTGAGCTGTGGAGCCAGCGGAGCTGA
- a CDS encoding CHAD domain-containing protein: MSKAKSRKIDLPTLPDQIAALADVASFAGTTELALASRMTLAKHACKLYEHLPGVLSGDDPHDVHQMRVATRRLRASMQSTAVAYQPKIVADLRKRLRSLARSLGEVRDHDVMLIRLRRDAPLLTERARSEVDAAIERLEAEREAAHADLVAELQRKRTARLLRDLNDFLLCPLEDIQASGDGLPLLVRHHAGSAIWHEYEAAEHFETVMPRASSERLHELRIACKHLRYTLELFEPALGTDARKLIKLVEAMQEHLGEIHDADVALAYFAVDDHLIHQATDGHADAHTAIPAAQQPTPDTMQPSEAKSAPPESDGSLVASAADTADPETTEQPSASSARYTDLRLADRARLVEALVPMWQELSSRETRRKLAKLVAGI, translated from the coding sequence ATGAGCAAGGCTAAATCACGCAAGATCGATCTTCCCACGCTGCCGGATCAGATCGCGGCGCTGGCCGATGTGGCCTCGTTCGCGGGAACGACCGAGCTGGCGCTGGCATCGCGGATGACGCTGGCGAAACACGCCTGCAAGCTGTACGAGCATCTGCCAGGCGTGCTGAGCGGCGACGATCCGCATGATGTTCACCAGATGCGCGTCGCAACTCGTCGGCTGCGCGCCAGCATGCAATCGACCGCAGTGGCGTATCAGCCGAAGATCGTCGCCGATCTGCGCAAACGTCTGCGCTCGCTGGCGCGCAGCCTGGGCGAAGTGCGCGACCACGACGTGATGCTGATCCGGCTACGGAGGGACGCGCCGCTGCTCACGGAGCGCGCGCGGAGCGAGGTCGACGCGGCGATCGAGCGGCTTGAGGCCGAGCGCGAGGCCGCCCACGCCGATCTGGTCGCCGAGCTCCAGCGCAAGCGCACCGCGCGCCTGCTGCGCGACCTCAACGATTTTCTGCTCTGTCCGCTGGAGGATATTCAGGCCAGCGGTGATGGATTGCCGCTGCTGGTGCGCCATCATGCCGGAAGCGCGATCTGGCACGAGTACGAGGCTGCCGAGCACTTTGAAACCGTGATGCCGCGCGCGTCCTCAGAGCGGCTGCACGAGCTGCGCATTGCCTGCAAGCATCTGCGCTACACGCTTGAGTTGTTCGAGCCCGCGCTGGGCACCGACGCCAGGAAGTTGATCAAGCTGGTCGAGGCGATGCAGGAGCATCTGGGCGAGATCCACGATGCCGATGTGGCGCTGGCCTACTTTGCGGTCGATGATCATCTCATCCACCAGGCAACAGACGGGCACGCCGACGCGCATACCGCCATACCAGCGGCGCAGCAGCCCACGCCAGACACGATGCAGCCATCCGAGGCGAAGTCGGCGCCGCCTGAGTCGGACGGATCGCTCGTAGCATCAGCCGCCGACACCGCCGACCCAGAGACGACCGAGCAGCCGTCCGCGTCCAGCGCTCGCTACACCGATCTGCGTCTGGCCGACCGAGCCAGGCTGGTTGAGGCTCTTGTGCCGATGTGGCAGGAGCTAAGCAGCCGCGAGACGCGGCGCAAGCTCGCCAAGCTGGTGGCGGGAATTTAA
- a CDS encoding C39 family peptidase, producing the protein MDWRVRKRWSATRALIALGTLGLAGCGVAPPAAEPVAVVEQGIPVQLPPESTAFVPSATPTVATPTVLPTATPIPPTATPIPPTATPIPPTATPIPPTATPIPPTAAPIVKGRQRYTAYIEAASKNGQRYQYSCEFDAAWVVLATYGIAASVEEIIAQTPMDRRIEPWYEEKDGVWMIHGGDIEQGYSGDYTKSFLARSTGTAMIPVFAHYGVRATPVSSREAVESALDRGELVWIKTTVDFKKWRPALWVMPDGRTRHTVLGNDHAVVVIGYNEQGVAIRDVLGPTSSNRQRPTEYHVPWSTFLAAWGAQAYDGLALARPGT; encoded by the coding sequence ATGGATTGGCGAGTACGGAAACGTTGGAGCGCGACGCGAGCGCTGATCGCGCTGGGCACGCTTGGACTGGCCGGGTGTGGCGTCGCACCGCCCGCCGCTGAGCCAGTCGCTGTCGTCGAGCAGGGCATCCCCGTGCAGCTTCCGCCCGAAAGCACGGCGTTTGTGCCCAGCGCCACGCCGACGGTCGCAACGCCTACGGTTCTGCCCACTGCGACGCCCATCCCACCCACTGCGACGCCCATCCCACCCACTGCGACGCCCATTCCACCCACTGCGACGCCCATCCCACCCACTGCAACACCGATCCCACCCACCGCAGCGCCGATCGTGAAGGGCAGGCAGCGCTACACGGCCTACATCGAGGCGGCATCCAAGAACGGACAGCGGTATCAGTACTCGTGCGAGTTCGACGCCGCCTGGGTGGTGCTGGCGACCTACGGCATCGCGGCCAGCGTCGAAGAGATTATCGCGCAAACGCCGATGGACCGGCGGATCGAGCCGTGGTACGAGGAAAAAGATGGCGTCTGGATGATCCACGGCGGCGACATCGAGCAGGGGTATTCGGGCGACTACACCAAGAGCTTTTTAGCGCGCTCGACCGGCACAGCGATGATTCCGGTGTTTGCGCACTACGGCGTGCGCGCCACGCCCGTCAGCTCACGCGAGGCCGTGGAGTCGGCGCTCGATCGCGGCGAGCTGGTCTGGATCAAAACCACCGTCGATTTCAAAAAGTGGCGTCCGGCGCTCTGGGTCATGCCCGACGGTCGCACCCGGCACACCGTGCTGGGCAACGACCACGCAGTCGTGGTGATCGGCTACAACGAGCAGGGCGTGGCGATCCGCGACGTGCTCGGCCCAACCTCCAGCAACCGGCAGCGCCCAACCGAGTACCATGTGCCCTGGTCGACGTTTCTGGCCGCCTGGGGCGCGCAAGCCTACGACGGTCTGGCCCTGGCGCGGCCCGGCACGTAA
- a CDS encoding fumarylacetoacetate hydrolase family protein gives MKLVTFKQPGDLPYEARAGVLLPFGVVDLQAAAPLVFEDTEHERIDMLRVLTGDDIGINLDGAAEIVSAVLEQLGGAVDVVRDEIDPNAVDLAGSISIGGRDLLLPRSEVRLLAPLPRPRSVRDFFAFEQHVTTARRQRNQPVPPAWYRMPVFYFANHQAIIGPDDPMPLPHTEKLDYELEVACVIGHEGRNIDPEDAHEYVAGFTIMNDWSARDIQAEEMSVGLGPAKGKDFATSLGPYLVTLDELEDYATDNGERWRLEMIARVNGREYSRGNLADMHYTWGQIISHASRDATLYPGDVLGSGTVGGGCILELTPEAVGGWLEPDDVVELEVTGLGILKNRIVYSR, from the coding sequence ATGAAGCTAGTGACCTTCAAACAACCGGGCGATCTACCCTACGAGGCGCGCGCAGGCGTTTTGCTGCCCTTCGGCGTGGTCGATCTGCAAGCCGCAGCGCCGCTGGTCTTCGAGGATACCGAGCACGAGCGGATCGATATGCTGCGGGTGCTGACCGGCGACGACATCGGGATCAATCTCGACGGCGCTGCGGAGATCGTCAGCGCGGTGCTGGAGCAGCTTGGCGGTGCCGTGGACGTGGTGCGCGATGAAATCGATCCCAACGCGGTCGATCTGGCAGGCTCGATCTCGATCGGCGGACGCGACCTCCTGCTGCCGCGCTCGGAGGTCCGGCTGCTCGCGCCGCTGCCCCGACCGCGCTCAGTTCGTGATTTTTTCGCCTTTGAGCAGCATGTCACGACCGCCCGCAGGCAGCGCAACCAGCCGGTGCCGCCCGCCTGGTATCGCATGCCGGTCTTCTACTTTGCCAACCATCAGGCGATCATCGGCCCCGACGATCCCATGCCGCTGCCGCATACCGAGAAGCTGGACTATGAGCTAGAGGTGGCGTGTGTGATCGGACATGAGGGGCGCAACATCGATCCTGAGGACGCGCACGAGTACGTCGCGGGCTTTACGATCATGAACGACTGGAGCGCGCGCGACATCCAGGCCGAAGAGATGAGCGTTGGGCTTGGCCCGGCCAAAGGCAAGGATTTTGCTACCTCGCTCGGCCCGTATCTCGTCACGCTCGACGAGCTAGAGGATTACGCGACCGACAACGGCGAGCGCTGGCGGCTGGAGATGATCGCGCGGGTCAACGGGCGCGAGTACAGCCGGGGCAATCTCGCCGATATGCACTACACCTGGGGGCAGATCATATCGCACGCCAGCCGCGATGCCACCCTGTATCCCGGCGATGTGTTAGGATCAGGTACGGTCGGCGGCGGCTGCATCCTTGAGCTAACGCCGGAGGCGGTCGGCGGCTGGCTTGAGCCGGATGATGTCGTCGAACTGGAAGTGACCGGGCTGGGCATCCTCAAAAATCGAATCGTATACAGTCGCTAA
- a CDS encoding 5'-deoxyadenosine deaminase, producing the protein MRRTRIRNLTIITVDDTNTITHGDLVIADGRFEAVGGSDTGAVDQELDGSGLVAIPGLIQTHLHLCQTLFRSLADDVALLDWLQRYIWPLEAAHTPDTLYASAALGIAELLKGGTTAILDMATVRHTDAIFEACRELGIRATVGKVLMDHARSPEILREPTATALDESVQLLERWHGREDGRLRYAFAPRFAVSCTDTLLREVAHLARRYNVRIHTHASENLEEVAIVEAEHGLRNIAYLDRIGVSGAHVCIAHCVHLDPHEMTLLARTGTHVLHCPSSNCKLASGIAPIPELIARGVAVSLGADGAACNNNLDAFQEMRLAALIHKPRCGPQAMPASEVLRLATRGGAAALGLADQIGSIEMGKQADVVLLDLDGAHTQPADEHTLISRIVYAARAADVRHVFIGGRQVVRDQKLLTGDETRIVAQANRALDQLTGLVD; encoded by the coding sequence ATGCGACGTACGCGGATTCGCAACCTCACGATCATCACCGTCGATGATACCAACACCATCACCCACGGCGATCTCGTGATCGCCGATGGTCGTTTTGAAGCTGTCGGCGGCAGCGATACCGGCGCGGTCGATCAAGAGCTTGACGGCAGCGGGCTGGTGGCAATCCCCGGCCTGATCCAGACGCATCTGCACCTGTGCCAGACCTTGTTTCGCTCGCTGGCCGACGATGTCGCGCTGCTCGACTGGCTTCAGCGCTACATCTGGCCGCTGGAAGCCGCGCACACCCCCGACACACTCTACGCCTCAGCGGCGCTCGGTATCGCCGAGCTGCTGAAAGGCGGCACGACCGCGATCCTCGATATGGCGACCGTGCGGCACACGGATGCGATCTTCGAGGCGTGCCGCGAGCTTGGCATCCGCGCGACGGTCGGCAAGGTGTTGATGGATCACGCGCGCTCGCCTGAGATCTTGCGCGAGCCGACCGCCACGGCGCTAGATGAGAGCGTTCAACTGCTGGAGCGCTGGCATGGCCGCGAGGATGGTCGGCTGCGGTACGCCTTCGCGCCGCGCTTCGCCGTCAGTTGCACCGACACACTGCTGCGCGAAGTTGCCCACCTAGCGCGGCGCTACAACGTACGTATCCACACCCACGCCTCCGAAAATCTCGAAGAGGTCGCGATCGTCGAGGCCGAGCATGGGCTGCGCAACATCGCCTATCTCGACCGCATCGGCGTCAGCGGCGCGCACGTCTGCATCGCGCACTGCGTCCACCTCGATCCTCACGAGATGACGCTGCTGGCGCGTACGGGCACCCATGTGCTGCACTGTCCCTCATCCAACTGTAAGCTCGCCAGCGGGATCGCGCCGATCCCTGAGTTGATCGCGCGGGGCGTCGCAGTATCGTTAGGCGCGGATGGCGCGGCGTGTAACAATAACCTGGACGCCTTTCAAGAGATGCGGCTGGCGGCGCTGATTCACAAGCCACGCTGCGGCCCGCAGGCAATGCCCGCCTCGGAGGTCTTGCGGCTGGCAACGCGCGGCGGCGCGGCGGCGCTTGGCCTCGCCGATCAGATCGGCTCGATCGAGATGGGCAAGCAGGCCGATGTCGTGCTGCTGGATCTGGACGGCGCGCACACGCAGCCAGCCGACGAGCATACGCTGATCTCACGAATCGTGTACGCTGCCCGCGCGGCTGACGTGCGGCATGTTTTTATCGGCGGGCGTCAGGTGGTGCGCGACCAAAAATTGCTAACAGGCGATGAAACGCGGATCGTCGCGCAGGCCAACCGGGCGCTCGATCAACTGACAGGACTGGTCGACTGA
- a CDS encoding zinc ribbon domain-containing protein, translating into MNCPKCNRTNPEDARYCIYCSAQLVPPAPDVQDVAPATGPTTRLGGEQIPVYTVPAPAPLPAPAPQAAAASYPGRWAHNKEIGGAVFLIGLGILFLTGRFWPGILVLIGLTAFINEGMRGHSRNALQGLVFFLGLAVLFSTGWFWPGILILLGLMALFNGRRGFC; encoded by the coding sequence ATGAATTGCCCGAAGTGTAATCGTACCAATCCTGAGGATGCGCGCTACTGTATCTACTGCTCCGCGCAGCTGGTACCGCCAGCGCCCGACGTTCAGGATGTTGCTCCGGCAACAGGGCCGACAACGCGCCTTGGTGGGGAGCAGATTCCGGTGTACACGGTGCCCGCGCCCGCGCCGCTACCTGCGCCAGCACCCCAGGCCGCCGCTGCCAGCTATCCCGGCAGGTGGGCGCATAACAAGGAGATCGGCGGCGCTGTCTTTCTGATCGGCCTGGGCATTCTGTTCTTGACGGGCCGGTTCTGGCCCGGCATTCTGGTGCTGATCGGGCTGACCGCGTTCATCAACGAGGGTATGCGGGGTCACTCACGTAATGCGCTGCAAGGGCTAGTCTTCTTCCTGGGCCTGGCCGTGCTCTTCTCGACGGGCTGGTTCTGGCCCGGCATCTTGATCTTGCTCGGCCTGATGGCGCTGTTCAACGGTCGCCGGGGCTTCTGCTGA
- a CDS encoding flavin reductase family protein has product MQIDPATLSEREIYKIMIGAVVPRPIAWVASLSAEGRPNLAPFSYFNVACTDPPMVLFCPQRRGDGSPKDTLRNIQATGEFVLHIVSEDLAETMNQTSADYPSELDEFAMVGLRALPGQLVAPPRVAEAAVAFECRVDQIVHVGSARGGEVVIGRVMLIHLRDDVYQNGYIVLDALKPIARLAGNDYARVTDTFTLPRPVYRPEE; this is encoded by the coding sequence ATGCAGATCGATCCGGCTACGCTCTCGGAACGAGAGATCTATAAAATCATGATCGGCGCGGTCGTGCCCCGTCCGATCGCCTGGGTCGCATCGCTCAGCGCCGAGGGCAGGCCCAATCTCGCGCCGTTTTCCTACTTCAACGTTGCGTGTACCGATCCGCCGATGGTATTATTCTGTCCCCAGCGACGCGGCGACGGCTCGCCCAAAGATACGCTCCGCAACATCCAGGCGACCGGCGAGTTCGTGCTGCATATTGTGAGCGAAGATCTGGCCGAGACGATGAACCAGACATCGGCAGATTATCCGTCCGAGCTGGACGAGTTCGCGATGGTCGGGCTGCGCGCGCTGCCGGGCCAGCTTGTCGCGCCGCCGCGAGTGGCAGAGGCGGCGGTCGCCTTCGAGTGTCGCGTCGATCAGATCGTGCATGTCGGCAGCGCGCGCGGCGGCGAGGTGGTGATCGGGCGGGTGATGCTGATCCATCTGCGCGACGACGTGTATCAGAACGGCTACATCGTCCTCGACGCGCTCAAGCCGATCGCACGGCTAGCCGGAAACGATTACGCCCGTGTCACCGATACGTTTACGCTGCCGCGTCCGGTCTATCGGCCAGAAGAATAG
- a CDS encoding UPF0175 family protein encodes MSTITVQVDEDLAALLHASNQPIQQAARELMILELYRRGTVSSGKAAQMLGMARFEFIQHASRLGIAFFDMTEDEWATERERADLL; translated from the coding sequence ATGAGCACCATTACTGTTCAAGTAGATGAAGATTTAGCAGCGCTGTTGCATGCATCCAATCAACCTATTCAGCAGGCAGCGCGTGAATTGATGATTTTAGAATTGTATCGTCGCGGAACCGTCTCCAGCGGGAAAGCCGCCCAGATGCTTGGTATGGCGCGCTTTGAATTTATTCAACATGCGTCGCGATTAGGCATTGCCTTCTTTGATATGACCGAGGATGAGTGGGCAACTGAACGGGAACGTGCCGACTTGCTATGA